One Streptomyces sp. CG4 genomic window, ACACCGCGAGCCCCTTCTCGTACCGGCCGCGTACGGCCCCGTGGGGCGTCCTGACCACGGGGCCCGTCTGGTCTGCCGTCATCGCCCACCAGCCCTTCGCCGTGCTCCTGCGTCCTGCACCGCCACGCCGAGTGCACTGTCAACAACAGAGCATCACAGTGTGCGGATGTATTCCGGCGCACGGGCCCGGCACTGGGCCGTTCGGCGTACCACCCCGTCAATTCCCATGTCTTCACGTCCGTGTTGACACGCATCTATCTTAGGAAGCGCTTTCTTCATCGGTGAGCGGGCCCCGGAAGCGGGCGGGTCGGAGAGGCGGTCTTCTGTGGTCCGTGCGGGGAGTGCGCGCGTGCCGGCCGGGCCGACGCTGGCGGTGGTGGCCCGGGAGGCGGGGGTGTCGGTGCCCACCGCGTCGAAAGTGGTCAACGGCCGCGAGGACGTGGCGCCGGAGACCCGTCGCCGGGTCACCGAGGCCCTGGACAGGCTTGGCTATGTGCGCCGGCCCCGCTTCGACACCACGAGGACGCCGGGCCTGGTCGACCTGGTGGTGCACTCGCTGGACAGCACATGGTCGGGCGCCGTGCTGCACGGGGTGGAGGCAGCGGCGTACGAGGCGGGCCTGGAGGTGGTGGTCTCGGCCGGGCTGCCCCGGCCCCGGTGCGGCCGGCCAGAGCGGGGCTGGCTGGACAAGCTGACCGCGCGCGGCTCCTCGGGCGTGCTGTTCAACCTGGCGGAGCTGTCCCCGGCGCAGTACGCGTGGCTGGATCAGCGGCGCATCCCGTATGTGCTGATCGACCCCGCGCACGAGCCGCCGGCCGGGGTGGTCTCGGTCGGGGCGGCCAACTGGCAGGGCGGGGTGAGCGCGACCGAGCATCTGCTCGGGCTCGGTCACCGGCGGATCGCGGTGATCGCCGGACAGCGGCGCACGCTGGGTGGCAGCGCCCGGGTGGCCGGCTACCGTTCCGTGCTCGCCTCGGCCGGCGTGCGGCACCGCGCCGAGTACGTGCGGCACGCCGGCTTCGACGAGGCCGCCGCCCGGATGCGCATGCACGAACTGCTGAACCTGCCCGAACCGCCGACCGCGGTGTTCGTGTGCTCCGACCGGATGGCCCTCGGGGTGTACGAGGCGCTCGCGGAGCGGGAGTTGCGGGTGCCGGACGACATGAGCGTGGTGGGCTTCGACGATCTGCCCGAGGCCCGCTGGGCCGCCCCGGCGCTGACCACCGTCCGCCAGCCGCTCGGCGAGATGGCGGCGACCGCGCTCCGGCTGCTGGTGCGGATGATGCACGGGGAACGCCCGGAGAGCACCCGCACCGAGCTGTCGACCCTGCTGGTACGACGCGCGAGCACGGCCGGGCCGGCGGGCGAACGGCCGACGGCTCGCCACCGAACGGGCCGCGGTTGATCCATGGCGACGGCCGAGCAGCGCCCGCACGGGGCCCGACCCTCGCCGCCCTATGGGGTTGTCGCCGGCCAACTCCCTTGAAGCGGCGGGGCGGTGACCGTAGCCTCGCCGGGCATGAACGCCGTTCCCCCTCTCCTGGACCATCTCGTCCTCGCCACGCCCGACCTGGCGGCGACGGTCGCCGAGTTCGCGCGGCGGACCGGGGTGACGCCCGTCCCCGGCGGTGTCCATCTCGGCCTCGGCACCCGCAACCATCTGGTGGGGCTGGGCGGCCGGAGCTATCTGGAGATCCTCGGCCCCGATCCCGAGCAGCCCGAACCCACCGGGCCACGGCCGTTCGGAGTCGACGGGCCGGCCGGGCCGCGCACGCTGACCTGGGCCATCAGCCCGGCCGACCTGGACACAGCGATCACGACAGCCCGCGCGCGGGGCTACGACCCCGGGCCCGCGCGCCCGATGAGCCGCCGTACGCCGGACGGCACCGTGCTGCGCTGGCGACTGACCGACGGCAACCATGCGCATCCCTCCGGTCTGGTCCCGTTCCTGATCGACTGGGGTGACTCCCGCCACCCGGCGGCCTCGGGCCTGCCGGTCACCTCGCTGCTGGAGGTGACCGCCACGGTGCCGGACCCGGAGGAGGTACGCGGTCCGCTCGCGGCCCTGGGCACCGGGCTGACGCTGACCCCGGGACCGGTCGCACTCTCCTTCACCGTGGACACCCCCAACGGGCCGGTCGCCTTCGGCTGAGACACACGCGTGGGCGCGTGTGGTCGTGCGGGAGCAGGTGGGGGCTCCCACGATGTCCACCGAGGGTGTCCGTTTCCTTCAAGACCGGGCGGTGGCCGCCCGCCTACGGTGGCCGCATGACTGCACGATTCGCCGTGATCGGCCTGGTGGCCTCCGACCTGGCCGCCTCACTCGCCTTCTACCGTCGCCTCGGACTGGTCTTCCCTCCCGGCGCCGAGGAACAGCCCCACGTCGAGGCCGAGTTGCCCGGTGGGCTGGTGCTCGCCCTGGACACCGAGGAAACCGTCCGCTCCTTCCACTCCGGCTGGCGGCCGCCCGAGGGCGGCGGGCGGGTGGGGCTCGCCTTCCGGTGCGGCTCGCCCGCCGAGGTCGACGCCCTGTACGAGAACCTCGTGGCCGCCGGGTACCACGGGGAGCTGAAGCCGTGGGACGCGTTCTGGGGACAGCGGTACGCCACCGTGCACGACCCCGACGGCAACGGCGTCGACCTGTTCGCCCCGCTACCCGCCGCCGAGTAGCGTCCCGAGCGGCCTGCCGGTCAACTCCCGCACCTCACGGGCGAGATGGGGCTGGTCCGCATACCCGGCGCGAAGGGCCGTCTCGGCATACGGCGTCCCGGCGCGGGCCAGCGCCAGCGCGCGCTGCAGCCGCAGGATGCGGGCCAGGGTCTTGGGGCCGTAGCCGAACGCGCCCAGGCAGCGGCGGTGCAACGTGCGGGTGCCGATGCCGAGCTCGGCTGCCGTCGCCGACACCGGGCGGCCCTCGTCCAGGCGCTCCACCAGCCGGTGCATCATCGGGTCGGGGGCCGTGGTCCGCGCGGCCCGGTCCAGGGCGATGTCCTCCAGCGCGGTCGCCGGGTCGGCCGCCGCCTCGACCCGCTCACCGAGCCGCCGGACTTCGGCGGCGGGCCACAGGTCGGCCAAGTCGACCCGCAGATCGCGTAGTTCGTGTGCCGGTACGCCGAGCAGGGTGGGGGCGGTGCCGGGGAAGAAGCGGATGCCGGCCCAGGAGCGGGGCGGGCCCTCGGGGACGTAGGGGCGGGTGTCGGGGCCCGCGACCAGCAGCCGGCCCTCGCTCCACAGCAGGTCCATGCAACCGTCCGGCAGCACGGGCCCGCCGACGGTCCCGTCCGGGTTGTTCGTCCACACGACCGCACCGGTCAGCCGGGACGCCCGCTCCGCGTACATGCGTGCAGCGTACGTCGCTGGCAGACCCGGGCGTCCGGCGTTCTCGTGGTCCCCCGCTTCCGGTGTCAGGGACCGCCGAACAGCGGAACGCCGTGCCGGGTGCGGAACCGGCGAGCGTAGACGGCGGTGACCGCGGCGGTCAGGGTCAGCAGCAGGAGTGAGAGGACCCTGGTCACCAGGGGCACGGTGTCGGTGGGCAAGGTCGCGGCGGCGAGTGTGCCGCAGCTGCCGTCGAGCAGTTGCTCGGCCCCCCAGACGACCGTCAGGACGCGCAGTCCTCGGCGGAAGTCGGCCGAGTCCTGCCATATTCGGGCCCGTGCCCGGGCCGCCGGGCCCCGGTGCAGTCGTTGGCCGAGCTGGAAGGCCAGCGGCCTGCCGGTGAAGCCGGTGCCGAGCACCCAGGCGCCGACCGCGAGGGACAGCGCCGCGTCCTTGAACAGCAGGATCCGGGTGCTGCCACCGACCAGGGTGGCCAGCGCGGCGGCGGCCAGCAGCACCGTGAAGAACAGGTCCACACCGTCGATCCGGCGCTGCCGCACCGCACCGGTCACCAGGCGCAGGGCGGGTGGCGCGCCGCTGAGCAGCAGCGCCGGGCCCTGTCCGGCGCCGAGGGCGCGAGCCGCGTAGTAGACGAGGAGCGGCAGGACGATGTCGACGGCGATCGAGAGCAGCGGGCCGTAGGCCGTACCGCCGTTCCGCTCCCCCGCGCCCGGCCGCCGTACCCGACCCGTCGCGTCCCCCGTGTCCTCCGTGTCCGCCGCGTTCGCAGTGTCCGCCGCGTTCGCGGTGTCCGGCATCGCCTCCGCCACGTTCGTCATCCCCTCCGCCTCCCTGCGCGGCGCGCTGTCTTCGCCTGCTTGTCTTCGGCCGGGCGGACCGCGCCGACCTGCGGAAAACGCTAGATCCCCAGCGGTGCCGGGCGGATCGGAGCACGGGTGGAGAGTCGGGTGGAAAAAAGGTGGAACGCGAGGGTGGAGACCTGGGGCGCCGTCCTCAGGGACGCCCCTCACGGCCCGCCCGGTGTTCCTGCGGGCTCACGCCGTACACGCGCTTGAAGGCGGTGGAGAGCGCGAAGGCACTGCCGTAACCGACGCGGCGGGCGATGGTGTCGAGGGTGAGGTCCGTGTCGCGGAGGCGGTCGGCGGCGAGGGCGAGCCGCCAGCCGGTCAGATAGGACATCGGAGGTTCGCCCACGAGGTCGGTGAAGCGGCGGGCGAGGGCCGCGCGGGACACTCCGGCCTTGGTGGCGAGCGCGGCCACCGTCCACGGGTGCGCCGGGTCGTCCTGCAGCAGGCGCAACGCGCGGCCGACGACGGGGTCGGCCAGTGCCCGGTACCAGGCGGGGGCCGCCGACTCCGGGCGGGAGAACCAGACCCTGAGCGCGCTGATGAGCAGCAGATCCAGCAGGCGGTCCAGGACGACCTCCTGACCGGGTTCGTCGCGCACGATCTCCTCGGCCAGCAGGGGGGTGAGCGGGCAGTCCCACACCTCGGCGGGGAGCGTCAGCAGCGGCGGCAGGGCGTCGAGGAGGCGGCCGTGGATCTCACCGCGCATCAGATAGGTACCGATGAGCATGACCGTGGCGGCGTCGGTGCGGTTGCCCCAGGTGCGTACCCCCAGGTCCATGGAGCCGTTCAGGGAGGTGCCGTCGGGGTGGCGGCACTCGCCGCCCGGCAGGATCAGCGCCTGCGGGGCGGTGTCCGACTCGTCGCCGCAGGTGTACGCGTCCGGGCCACGCGCGATCGCCAGGTCTCCGGGGCCGAGCCGTAGCGGCACGCCGTCGCCGTCCGGGGTGATCCAGGCGGTGCCGCGCGCCATGAGCATCACGGTCAGCGGCGCCTCGTCCGCCACGCGCACGGCCCACGGCGGATCGAAGCACGCCCGGATCATGAAGGCTCCGTGCGCGCGTGGACCGTCCAGCAGACCGGCGAGTGCGTCCATGACGGCAGCGTAGACGCACGCTTATGGGAGCGAGCGGCTCGGCGATGTCGCCCTTCCCCGCAGGGCAGTTGACTGACGGACATGACCCAGAACACGGAGAACACGCAGCACGGGCAGCACACGCAGCACGGGCAGGGCACGCAGCACGGGCAGAGCACGCGGCAGGTCCTCACGCCGCGGTCGGCGAAGGACACGGGGGTGCGGACGGTGGTGGTGACCGGCGCGTCCGGCCGTACCGGCAGCCGGGTCGCGGCGGCGGCGCGGGCGGCGGGCCTGACGGTCCGCGCCGCCTCCCGCGCCCACGGTTTCGACTGGCAGGACGGTTCGACGTGGGAACCGGTGCTGCGCGGCGCCGACGCGGCCTATCTGGTGTACCCGACGGACGTGGGCGATCCGTCCGCGCCGGAGGCGGTCGGCCGGCTCGCCCGTGCGGCGGTGGGGCTCGGGGTACGGCGGCTGGTGCTGCTGTCGGCCCGTGGAGAGGAGCAGGCCCTGCCGACGGAGGAGGCGCTCGCGGCGTCGGGGGCGGAGTGGACGGCCGTACGAGCCGCGTGGTTCGCGCAGAACTTCAGCGAGGGGCCGTTGCTGGAGGAACTGCGGACGGGCGGGGAGCTGGTGTTCCCGGGCGGGGCCGTGCGGGAGCCGTTCGTCGATGTGCGGGACATCGCGGACGTGGTGGTGGCGGCGCTCACCGACGGCGACGGGTACGTGGGGCGGGCGCTGGAGGTGTCCGGGCCGCGGCTGCTGACCTTCGGTGAGGCGGTCGGCGAGGTCGCGGCGGCGGCCGGGCGGCAGCTGGCGTACCGGGCGGTGTCGCCGCGGGACTACGGCGAGCGGCTCGCCGGGTTCGGGGTGCCTCCCGAGGAGGTGGAGTTCCTGGTCGAGCTGTTCGCGTCGCTGCTCGACGGGCGGAACGCGCACGTATCGGAGGGCGTACGGCAGGTGCTCGGCCGGGCGCCGCGGGACTTCGGGGACTACGCCCGGGAGGCCGCGGCGGCCGGGGCGTGGAAGGTCTGACGCCGGGGCGGGCCTTCGCCTCCGGGGACGGGGCGGCCCGTACGCTCCGCTGACCTGCGCGCGCGTACGGCCTGCCGATCTGCACGCGCGCGTGTCTTGCTCCGACCCGCACGCGCGCGTACTGCCTGCCGAACGGAACCCACGAAACGGCACGCCCAGCCCATGGCCTACGGCACGCCGGGGCCCTTCCCCCGATGTGCCGTGCCCCCGTCTCCGCCCGCCTCGTACGGATGCCCTTGGTCGGCCTCATGGGCCTCGTGGGCCTCGTGGGCAGGCCGGCCGTTGGCCTTGTGTGCGTGGTGGGCGTGCTTGGCGTGGGTGCGCAGGCGGGCCGTGACGTCCTCCGGGGGCAGGAAGCGGGACCAGCGCTCGGGGAACTCGGAGGGCATGTCGGGGTCGTCGGGGTCGGTCTCGCGGGCGGCCGCGGCCCGGGTAACGTACTCGACCACCTGGGCCTCGCGGATCCGCTCGTTCGCGGCGCGGGCGGCGGCGGTGGCGGCGGCGGGCCAGACCCGGTCGATGGCGGCGTTGACCGCCGCGCCGACGAGGACGGCGAAGGCGGACACCCCGATCCACAGCAGGACGGCGACGGACGCGGCCAGAGAGCCGTAGATCGTGGCGCCCTCGATGGTGTGCACGAGGTAGATCCGCAGGAGGGAGCTGCCGAGGACCCACATGGCGAGGGCGACCAGGGCGCCGGGGACGTCCTCGATCCACGGGGAGCGGACCGGCACGGACACGTGGTACAGGGTGGTCAGGAAGGCGATGGACAGGACGATGACGACCGGCCAGTACAGGACCTGCACCACCGTCGCCGACCAGGGCACCACCCGGACCACGGCATCGGGGCCCGCGACCATCAGCGGCAGCGCCACCGAGCCGATCAACAGGGCCACGATGAACAGCAGGAACGACATCATCCGCGTCTTGACGATGCCGCGGACACCGTCGAGGCCGTACATGACGGTGATGGTGTCGATGAAGACGTTCACCGCGCGTGATCCCGACCAGAGGGCGAAGACGAACCCGATGGAGATGACGTCGGGGCGGGTCCTCAGCACGTCGTGCAGGATCGGCTCGGCGATCTCCTTCACGCCCTTGTCGGACAGGACCGTCCGCGAGGCTTCGAGGATGTTGGTCTCCAGGCTCTGGATGGTGTGGGCACCGGTCCAGTTGTCGACGTAGGCGAGCAGCCCGATGAGGCAGAGCAGCAGGGGCGGCACGGACAGCAGCGAGAAGAACGCCGCCTCGGCCGCCAGGCCCAGGATGCGGTACTCCACGCAGGAGTTGACGGTGTCCTTGAGCAGCAGCCAGGCGGTCCTGCGTTTGGAGACGTTCCGGTAGAGGGCTCTGGCCCGGTGGAGGCGACCGGCGGGCGGCTCGGGGGATTCACTTGCTGGCTGCACGACCCAAAGGTATCCGCAGCACAGGACCGCCCTCACCTTCCGGGGCGGACGGCCTCATCCGGCGCCGCCGGCCACGCCGCTGTGCCACTCTGGATGCCTTCACCACTGCTGTCCCGGGTAGGTTCGCAATCATGGCAGGCACCCCCACCCACACCGTGACGAACCAGCCGCCCCCGCTGGTCGGCCACGACCTCTTCACCGCCGACCGGGCCCTGGTGGCGGCCGTGGAGCGGCACTGCGGTCCGGACGTGCTCGACGAGGTGCGTGCGGAGCTGTCCCTGCTGGGCCGCGCCGCGGGCTCGGCGCAGTTGCAGGAGTGGGGGGTGCAGGCGAACGAGCACCCGCCGCGGCTGCGCACCCACGACCGGTACGGCCACCGGATCGACGAGGTCGAGTTCCATCCGGCCTGGCACCGGCTGCTCGGCAAGGGCGTCTCGGCGGGTCTGACGGCCGCCTGGAACCGGCCGTCCGGGCATGTCCGCCGCGCCGCCGGATTCCTGGTCTGGACCCAGGTCGAGGCGGGAAACTGCTGCCCGCTGTCGATGACCCACGCGGCCGTGCCCGCGCTGCGCACCGACCCCGGGCTCGCCGCCGAGTGGGAGCCGCGGCTGACGTCCACGCTCTACGACCGTGAGCTGCGGCCCGCCGCGCAGAAGTCCGGCGCCCTCTTCGGCATGGGCATGACCGAGAAGCAGGGCGGCAGCGACGTCCGCGCGAACACCACCGAGGCCCGGCCGCTCGCCGAGGATGGCACCTACGCGCTGACCGGGCACAAGTGGTTCTGCTCGGCACCGATGTCGGACGGGTTCCTGGTGCTCGCCCAGGCCCCGGAGGGCCTCACCTGCTTCCTGGTGCCGCGTGTCCTGCCCGACGGCGCCCGCAACGTCTTCCTCATCCAGCGACTGAAGGACAAGCTGGGCAACCGCTCCAACGCCTCCGCGGAGGTGGAGTTCGCGGGCACCTGGGCGCGCCGGGTCGGCGAGGAGGGGCGCGGGGTGCGGACCATCATCGAGATGGTCGCGGCGACCCGGCTGGACTGCGCGCTCGGCTCGGCGGGCCTGATGCGACAGGCGGTGGCGCAGGCGATCCACCACTGCACCTACCGGGAGGCCTTCGGCGGCCGGCTGCTCGACAAGCCGCTGATGCGCAACGTCCTCGCCGACCTCGCGCTGGAGTCCGAGGCCGCGACCACCCTCGCCCTGCGGCTCGCGGCCGCCTACGACGACGGCGGTGAGCAGGAGCGCGCCTTCCTGCGGCTGGCGATCCCCGCCGCCAAGTACTGGATCACCAAGCGCTGTGCGCCCGTCGCGGTCGAGGCCGCGGAGTGCCTGGGCGGCAACGGGTACGTCGAGGAGTCGGGCCTGCCCCGGCTGGTACGGGAGTCCCCGCTGAACTCCGTCTGGGAGGGCGCCGGCAACGTCCAGGCGCTGGACGTGCTCCGGGCGCTGCAGCGCGAGCCGGCCGCGCTGGACGCCTGTCTCACCGAGATCGGCCGCGCCCACGGCGCCGACCACCGCCTCGACCGCGCCGTGAAGGACCTCTTCACCGAACTCGCCGACCTGGACGCCGTGGAGGGCCGCGCCCGACGGCTCGCGGAACGGCTCGCGCTCGTCCTCC contains:
- a CDS encoding LacI family DNA-binding transcriptional regulator; the protein is MVRAGSARVPAGPTLAVVAREAGVSVPTASKVVNGREDVAPETRRRVTEALDRLGYVRRPRFDTTRTPGLVDLVVHSLDSTWSGAVLHGVEAAAYEAGLEVVVSAGLPRPRCGRPERGWLDKLTARGSSGVLFNLAELSPAQYAWLDQRRIPYVLIDPAHEPPAGVVSVGAANWQGGVSATEHLLGLGHRRIAVIAGQRRTLGGSARVAGYRSVLASAGVRHRAEYVRHAGFDEAAARMRMHELLNLPEPPTAVFVCSDRMALGVYEALAERELRVPDDMSVVGFDDLPEARWAAPALTTVRQPLGEMAATALRLLVRMMHGERPESTRTELSTLLVRRASTAGPAGERPTARHRTGRG
- a CDS encoding AraC family transcriptional regulator, giving the protein MDALAGLLDGPRAHGAFMIRACFDPPWAVRVADEAPLTVMLMARGTAWITPDGDGVPLRLGPGDLAIARGPDAYTCGDESDTAPQALILPGGECRHPDGTSLNGSMDLGVRTWGNRTDAATVMLIGTYLMRGEIHGRLLDALPPLLTLPAEVWDCPLTPLLAEEIVRDEPGQEVVLDRLLDLLLISALRVWFSRPESAAPAWYRALADPVVGRALRLLQDDPAHPWTVAALATKAGVSRAALARRFTDLVGEPPMSYLTGWRLALAADRLRDTDLTLDTIARRVGYGSAFALSTAFKRVYGVSPQEHRAGREGRP
- a CDS encoding VOC family protein — encoded protein: MTARFAVIGLVASDLAASLAFYRRLGLVFPPGAEEQPHVEAELPGGLVLALDTEETVRSFHSGWRPPEGGGRVGLAFRCGSPAEVDALYENLVAAGYHGELKPWDAFWGQRYATVHDPDGNGVDLFAPLPAAE
- a CDS encoding helix-turn-helix domain-containing protein, giving the protein MYAERASRLTGAVVWTNNPDGTVGGPVLPDGCMDLLWSEGRLLVAGPDTRPYVPEGPPRSWAGIRFFPGTAPTLLGVPAHELRDLRVDLADLWPAAEVRRLGERVEAAADPATALEDIALDRAARTTAPDPMMHRLVERLDEGRPVSATAAELGIGTRTLHRRCLGAFGYGPKTLARILRLQRALALARAGTPYAETALRAGYADQPHLAREVRELTGRPLGTLLGGG
- a CDS encoding VOC family protein — translated: MNAVPPLLDHLVLATPDLAATVAEFARRTGVTPVPGGVHLGLGTRNHLVGLGGRSYLEILGPDPEQPEPTGPRPFGVDGPAGPRTLTWAISPADLDTAITTARARGYDPGPARPMSRRTPDGTVLRWRLTDGNHAHPSGLVPFLIDWGDSRHPAASGLPVTSLLEVTATVPDPEEVRGPLAALGTGLTLTPGPVALSFTVDTPNGPVAFG
- a CDS encoding YihY/virulence factor BrkB family protein — protein: MQPASESPEPPAGRLHRARALYRNVSKRRTAWLLLKDTVNSCVEYRILGLAAEAAFFSLLSVPPLLLCLIGLLAYVDNWTGAHTIQSLETNILEASRTVLSDKGVKEIAEPILHDVLRTRPDVISIGFVFALWSGSRAVNVFIDTITVMYGLDGVRGIVKTRMMSFLLFIVALLIGSVALPLMVAGPDAVVRVVPWSATVVQVLYWPVVIVLSIAFLTTLYHVSVPVRSPWIEDVPGALVALAMWVLGSSLLRIYLVHTIEGATIYGSLAASVAVLLWIGVSAFAVLVGAAVNAAIDRVWPAAATAAARAANERIREAQVVEYVTRAAAARETDPDDPDMPSEFPERWSRFLPPEDVTARLRTHAKHAHHAHKANGRPAHEAHEAHEADQGHPYEAGGDGGTAHRGKGPGVP
- a CDS encoding NmrA family transcriptional regulator, yielding MTQNTENTQHGQHTQHGQGTQHGQSTRQVLTPRSAKDTGVRTVVVTGASGRTGSRVAAAARAAGLTVRAASRAHGFDWQDGSTWEPVLRGADAAYLVYPTDVGDPSAPEAVGRLARAAVGLGVRRLVLLSARGEEQALPTEEALAASGAEWTAVRAAWFAQNFSEGPLLEELRTGGELVFPGGAVREPFVDVRDIADVVVAALTDGDGYVGRALEVSGPRLLTFGEAVGEVAAAAGRQLAYRAVSPRDYGERLAGFGVPPEEVEFLVELFASLLDGRNAHVSEGVRQVLGRAPRDFGDYAREAAAAGAWKV
- a CDS encoding acyl-CoA dehydrogenase family protein → MAGTPTHTVTNQPPPLVGHDLFTADRALVAAVERHCGPDVLDEVRAELSLLGRAAGSAQLQEWGVQANEHPPRLRTHDRYGHRIDEVEFHPAWHRLLGKGVSAGLTAAWNRPSGHVRRAAGFLVWTQVEAGNCCPLSMTHAAVPALRTDPGLAAEWEPRLTSTLYDRELRPAAQKSGALFGMGMTEKQGGSDVRANTTEARPLAEDGTYALTGHKWFCSAPMSDGFLVLAQAPEGLTCFLVPRVLPDGARNVFLIQRLKDKLGNRSNASAEVEFAGTWARRVGEEGRGVRTIIEMVAATRLDCALGSAGLMRQAVAQAIHHCTYREAFGGRLLDKPLMRNVLADLALESEAATTLALRLAAAYDDGGEQERAFLRLAIPAAKYWITKRCAPVAVEAAECLGGNGYVEESGLPRLVRESPLNSVWEGAGNVQALDVLRALQREPAALDACLTEIGRAHGADHRLDRAVKDLFTELADLDAVEGRARRLAERLALVLQGSLLVRHAPPEVADAFCAARLGGDHGASFGTLPTGLDLKVMVERARPVS
- a CDS encoding VC0807 family protein — translated: MTNVAEAMPDTANAADTANAADTEDTGDATGRVRRPGAGERNGGTAYGPLLSIAVDIVLPLLVYYAARALGAGQGPALLLSGAPPALRLVTGAVRQRRIDGVDLFFTVLLAAAALATLVGGSTRILLFKDAALSLAVGAWVLGTGFTGRPLAFQLGQRLHRGPAARARARIWQDSADFRRGLRVLTVVWGAEQLLDGSCGTLAAATLPTDTVPLVTRVLSLLLLTLTAAVTAVYARRFRTRHGVPLFGGP